The Streptomyces sp. M92 nucleotide sequence GGCCGTGCACCGTGTCCGCCGGCCACTGCCGGGCCGTCGCCCACTGGCGCACCCGCTCCGCCGGCACCGCGCGGACACCGGCACTGGCCCGCACCGAGCCCGCCCGCTCCACGCACTGCACCGCCGGGTGCCCCTCGGCGTAGCGCACCGGCATGCCGGACGTCCCGGTCGGCACGCTCGGCCCCGGTGCTCCGGACGGCGTCGCCGCCACCCGCACCAGCCGCACCGGTCCCGGCGCTTGTGGCTCCGCCGCCTCGGACTCGCCCGCCCGGGGCCCGCCCCCGCCCGCCACCCGGTCGATCAGGGCGTGGTCGGCGAACCCGGCGAGCGCGAAGTCCAGGTGGACGACCGCCGCCTCCGCGGGATCCTCGCACTCTGCCGCCGCCCGCGCCGCACGGTGCAGCTGGTTGGTGCGGAAGCGCAGCAGCGCCGCCTCCTGCTCGGCCTGCTTGCCCTCCGTGATGTCCTGGAACAGCCAGCCCACGCCCAGCGGCACCGGTTCCTCCGCCAGCGGCGACGCCAGCCGCACGAACCCGCTGCGCCAGCACCGGCGCCGCTCGCCCTCCGGCGTGCGCACGCTCACCCAGACCTCGGCGGGGCCGGGCGGCGCGCCCTCCGCCAGCACGTGCGTCAGCGCGCTCTCCAGCTCCTCCACGCCCTGCGCGAGCAGATCGCCCAGCGGCCGCCCCAGTACGGACGTACGCCCGGCGCCCAGGGCCCGCGCCGCGTGCTCGTTCACCACCGCCGGCCGCAGATCCACGTCCACCAGTACGACGCCCCAGCTCGCGTCCTCCAGCAGGGCCTCGCTCAGCGCGATGGAGCGCTCCAGGTCGATCTGCGTGTGCACCTCGCTGAACGCGCAGTACACCCCGGCGGGCCGGCCGTCGGGACCGCGCACGGCCGCGGACTGGGTGCGCACCAGCACCCGCCCGCCGTCCTTGGTCAGCAACGCGAACTCGTGCACCTGCCGGCCCGGGGCGCGCATCGCGGACAGCAGCCGCTCCTCGACCTCCCCGGCGTCCGCCCGCCGCACGGCCCACCCGGCGAATCCCTGCCGCCCCACGGCCTCGGCCGCGCTCCAGCCGAGGATCCGCTCCGCCTCGCGGTTCCAGTGGGTGACCACCCCGTCCGCGTCGAAGGCGCACAGGGCCGCGTCCATGCCGTCGAGCAGCGCGGCCAACAGGTCCGCGCCGTCCCGCTCGGGCTGTTCCGGCTCGTCCGGCCCCAGCTCGTCGGTGGTCCCACTACGCCGGGAAGCACTCACCTGGACCCCCTGCAGGCTGCGTCACTGGCCTTCATTCAACTCGAACGTGATGCAGCACACACCGAGTTCCCACAAGATTGCGGAAATCGTTGTACTGCGGAAACTCGGCATACGCCCCCGTCATGACGGGTGCGCGGCGAGCCTCAGGTCGACCCACTCGTCGCTCTCGCCATCCAACACGTACCGCTCCCGTTCCACGAACCCACGCCCCTCGGCGAACCGCAACCCGTCACCGTTGGCCGCCAGCACCACGGTCTCCACCGCCCCGGCGCCGAGCGCGGCCGCCTCCGCCATGCCCGCCTCGTGGAGCGCCGTGCCGATCCCGCGCCCCCGGAACGCGGGCAGCACCCGGGCGATCACGGTCGCCACCCGCTCCTCCCCCTCGGGCGGCCGCACCGTGGAACACCCGACGAGCACGTCCCCGAGGTAGGCGTTGGCCAGCCGGTACCGCCCGGCCCGCTCCCGCGCCTGTTCCGGGGTCATCGCGGCGGGCGGCACCACCTCGTCGTGGACGTGCCGCCACTCCTCCACCATGGCGTCCCCGGCCACGGCCTCGACGCGCAGCCCGGCGCCCGGACCGACCGGCCCGCGCCGCGCGTCCGCCTCGATCTCGATCCGCATCCGCTCGTCCGCGAGCCCGCACACCATCATGGTCGCGGCCGGCCGCACCTCGCCGAACGCCCGCCGCAGCACCGGCCAGCACGGCTCGAAGTCCTCCCGCGCGGGCAGCAGGTACCGCACCCGCACGACGTCCGCGAACGTGCACCCCGCCTCGGCCAGTGCCGCCCCGACGTTGCGCAGGCACTGCCCGGCCTGCTCCACCACGTCCTCGGAGATGGTCATCGACGCGTAGTCGAACCCGGTCGTCCCCGACACGTGCACCCGGTCCCCGTCGACGACGGCCCGGGCGTACCCGATCCGCTCCTCGAACGTCGACCCACTGACTATCGCCCGCCTGACCGGCGGTTCCCCCTGGTGCTTCGTCATGGGCGAAACGGTAGGTGGCCAGCGCGGACGCGTCCATGGGTGATCGTCGGCGGAGGGTGGCGGGCGGGTTCGGAAAAAAGGCGTTGATGGGCGGGCGGTCAGTTCCTAATGTGGGGAGCACACAGAAGGGAGGTGGTTCGGCAGATGTATGACTACCGGACGCGTGAGGTGACTGCGGGCTAGCGGCTCGCCACCACACCCAGTGCGGTGCCGGACCAGTGCGTGAAAGACGCGCGCAGCCGGCCCAATCCCAAGCAGTCACCCGACCCGCGAGTCGCCGGTACGTCCGGCCGGCTCCTCTCCGGAGGAACCAGACTCGCGGGTCGTCTGCGTGTACGGCGCGGTCCGTCAGCCCGCGATGTCGGCGTAGCCCTCGATCGAGCGCGGGTCGCGGGGGCCCGGGCCGACGTAGCGGGCCGAGGGGCGGACCAGGCGGCCGGTGCGCTTCTGTTCCAGGATGTGCGCGGACCAGCCGGCCGTGCGGGCGCAGGTGAACATCGAGGTGAACATGTGGGCCGGGACCTCGGCGAAGTCCAGCATGATGGCGGCCCAGAACTCGACGTTGGTGGCGAGGACCCGGTCGGGGCGGCGGGCGTGGAGTTCGGCCAGGGCGGCCTTCTCCAGGGCCTCGGCGACCTCGTAGCGCGGGGCGCCCAGTTCGCGGGCGGTGCGGCGCAGGACGCGGGCGCGGGGGTCCTCGGCGCGGTAGACGCGGTGGCCGAAGCCCATGAGGCGTTCGCCCGCGTCGAGGGTCTTCCTGACGTAGGCCTCGGCGTCCCCGGTGCGTTCGATCTCCTCGATCATGTGCAGGACGCGGGAGGGGGCGCCGCCGTGCAGCGGGCCGGACATGGCGCCGACGGCTCCGGAGAGGGCGGCGGCCACGTCGGCGCCGGTGGAGGCGATGACGCGGGCGGTGAAGGTGGAGGCGTTCATGCCGTGCTCGGCGGCGGAGGTCCAGTAGGCGTCGACGGCGGCGACGTGCCTGGGGTCGGGTTCGCCGCGCCAGCGGATCATGAAGCGTTCGACGACGGACTGGGCCTTGTCGATCTCGCGCTGCGGGACCATGGGCAGGCCCTGGCCGCGGGCGGACTGGGCGACGTAGGACAGGGCCATGACGGCGGCGCGGGCGAGGTCGGCGCGGGCCTGCTCGGCGTCGATGTCGAGGAGCGGTTTGAGGCCCCAGACGGGGGCGAGCATGGCGAGCGCCGACTGCACGTCGACGCGGATGTCGCCGGAGTGCACGGGGATGGGGAAGGGTTCGGCCGGGGGCAGGCCGGGGTTGAAGGCGCCGTCGACGAGCAGGCCCCAGACGTTCCCGAAGGAGACGTGCCCGACCAGGTCCTCGATGTCGACGCCGCGGTAGCGGAGGGCGCCGCCCTCCTTGTCGGGTTCGGCGATCTCCGTCTCGAACGCGACGACTCCTTCGAGCCCGGGTGCGAAGTCGGACATCAGGCGGCTCCTCGTGATCGTATGTGTGGCGACCGGCCCGTCTCGGAACACCGGAACACCCGGTTCCTGTGGATCCGCGGTCGGTCGACGACTCGCGGTCCCGGTCTCCGGTCACCCCTGTGATGCCCCGTTCGGCCTCGGGTCATCCAACCGGGACGGGATCAGCACGATATCTCCGAGTGCCACCTTTGGGGAGGGGTGGCGGCACTGAGTGCCACTTTCTGCCCGGAGGGCGGGGCGGAGGACGTGACGAAGGACGCAGTGGAGGGCGCGGTGGATGCGGCAGGATGGCCGCTGTGACCGACCGCGATGCCGTCCCCTTCGATCTCGCCTCGATGCGCAAGCAGTACCGGGCCGAGGGGCTTGCCGAGTCCGAGCTGGCCGCCACGCCCCTGGAGCAGTTCGCGCGCTGGTTCAAGCAGGCCGCGACGGAGGGCGGGCTGTTCGAGCCGAACGCGATGGTCGTCTCCACGGCGGACGCCGAGGGCCGGCCCAGCTCCCGCACGGTGCTGCTGAAGCACTTCGACGAGCGGGGCTTCGTCTTCTACACCAACTACGAGTCGCGCAAGGGCCGTGAGCTGGGCGGGAATCCGTACGTGTCGCTGCTGTTCCCGTGGCATCCGATGGCCCGGCAGGTCATCGTGACGGGGACGGCGCGGCGGACCGGGCGGGACGAGACCGCCGGGTACTTCCGGACCCGGCCGCACGGCTCCCAGCTGGGTGCCTGGGCCAGCGCCCAGTCGTCGGTGGTGGCCGGCCGGGACGCCCTGGACGCCGCGTACGCCGGGCTGGCGGCGCGCTATCCGGAGGGCGAGCAGGTGCCGGTGCCGCCGCACTGGGGCGGGTTCCGGGTGGTGCCGGACGCGGTGGAGTTCTGGCAGGGGCGGGAGAACCGGCTGCACGACCGGCTGCGGTACGTGGCGGGGGCGGGCGGGGGGTGGCGGGTGGAG carries:
- a CDS encoding GNAT family N-acetyltransferase, with translation MTKHQGEPPVRRAIVSGSTFEERIGYARAVVDGDRVHVSGTTGFDYASMTISEDVVEQAGQCLRNVGAALAEAGCTFADVVRVRYLLPAREDFEPCWPVLRRAFGEVRPAATMMVCGLADERMRIEIEADARRGPVGPGAGLRVEAVAGDAMVEEWRHVHDEVVPPAAMTPEQARERAGRYRLANAYLGDVLVGCSTVRPPEGEERVATVIARVLPAFRGRGIGTALHEAGMAEAAALGAGAVETVVLAANGDGLRFAEGRGFVERERYVLDGESDEWVDLRLAAHPS
- the pdxH gene encoding pyridoxamine 5'-phosphate oxidase; translated protein: MAAVTDRDAVPFDLASMRKQYRAEGLAESELAATPLEQFARWFKQAATEGGLFEPNAMVVSTADAEGRPSSRTVLLKHFDERGFVFYTNYESRKGRELGGNPYVSLLFPWHPMARQVIVTGTARRTGRDETAGYFRTRPHGSQLGAWASAQSSVVAGRDALDAAYAGLAARYPEGEQVPVPPHWGGFRVVPDAVEFWQGRENRLHDRLRYVAGAGGGWRVERLSP
- a CDS encoding PAS domain-containing protein, giving the protein MSASRRSGTTDELGPDEPEQPERDGADLLAALLDGMDAALCAFDADGVVTHWNREAERILGWSAAEAVGRQGFAGWAVRRADAGEVEERLLSAMRAPGRQVHEFALLTKDGGRVLVRTQSAAVRGPDGRPAGVYCAFSEVHTQIDLERSIALSEALLEDASWGVVLVDVDLRPAVVNEHAARALGAGRTSVLGRPLGDLLAQGVEELESALTHVLAEGAPPGPAEVWVSVRTPEGERRRCWRSGFVRLASPLAEEPVPLGVGWLFQDITEGKQAEQEAALLRFRTNQLHRAARAAAECEDPAEAAVVHLDFALAGFADHALIDRVAGGGGPRAGESEAAEPQAPGPVRLVRVAATPSGAPGPSVPTGTSGMPVRYAEGHPAVQCVERAGSVRASAGVRAVPAERVRQWATARQWPADTVHGLCAVLRSRGRTLGVVTFLRGSGRSAFERSDAVYAEDVAVRIAAALDLAGAVDER
- a CDS encoding citrate synthase 2 produces the protein MSDFAPGLEGVVAFETEIAEPDKEGGALRYRGVDIEDLVGHVSFGNVWGLLVDGAFNPGLPPAEPFPIPVHSGDIRVDVQSALAMLAPVWGLKPLLDIDAEQARADLARAAVMALSYVAQSARGQGLPMVPQREIDKAQSVVERFMIRWRGEPDPRHVAAVDAYWTSAAEHGMNASTFTARVIASTGADVAAALSGAVGAMSGPLHGGAPSRVLHMIEEIERTGDAEAYVRKTLDAGERLMGFGHRVYRAEDPRARVLRRTARELGAPRYEVAEALEKAALAELHARRPDRVLATNVEFWAAIMLDFAEVPAHMFTSMFTCARTAGWSAHILEQKRTGRLVRPSARYVGPGPRDPRSIEGYADIAG